One stretch of Euphorbia lathyris chromosome 7, ddEupLath1.1, whole genome shotgun sequence DNA includes these proteins:
- the LOC136200428 gene encoding uncharacterized protein, translating into MEKVSAGFNAALSAIAAKYFYNQFVRYGLVVLLNLIMWRCYVNSLKALSSLQAPVTNFATNFLSSSLAGFILFEEDLSAQWFAGALLIVIGVVILSKSSIEQKASID; encoded by the exons atggaaaaag TATCAGCTGGATTCAACGCTGCTCTTTCTGCCATTGCTGCAAAGTATTTTTACAATCAG TTTGTTAGATATGGCCTGGTTGTGCTATTGAACTTGATAATGTGGAGGTGCTACGTTAATAGCCTTAAAGCTCTTTCATCTTTGCAAGCCCCAGTGACTAATTTCGCCACGAATTTCCTCTCCTCGAGTTTGGCTGGATTTATTTTGTTTGAGGAAGATTTATCAGCTCAG TGGTTTGCTGGTGCCCTGCTTATTGTAATTGGAGTGGTAATACTAAGCAAGTCAAGCATAGAACAGAAAGCAAGTATTGATTAG
- the LOC136235766 gene encoding histone H3.3 has product MARTKQTARKSTGGKAPRKQLATKAARKSAPTTGGVKKPHRYRPGTVALREIRKYQKSTELLIRKLPFQRLVREIAQDFKTDLRFQSHAVLALQEAAEAYLVGLFEDTNLCAIHAKRVTIMPKDIQLARRIRGERA; this is encoded by the exons ATGGCCCGTACGAAGCAAACAGCTCGTAAGTCCACCGGAGGAAAGGCTCCGAGGAAGCAGCTGGCAACAAAG GCTGCTAGGAAATCTGCTCCCACCACCGGTGGTGTCAAGAAGCCTCACAGATACCGTCCTGGAACTGTGGCTCTCCG TGAAATCCGAAAGTATCAGAAGAGCACAGAGCTTCTGATCCGCAAGTTGCCCTTCCAACGTCTTGTTCGGGAAATTGCACAGGATTTCAAG ACGGATTTGAGGTTCCAGAGCCATGCAGTGCTTGCACTTCAAGAGGCAGCTGAGGCATATCTGGTGGGTCTATTTGAGGACACCAATCTTTGTGCCATTCATGCTAAGAGGGTAACAATTATGCCCAAGGACATTCAATTGGCTAGGCGGATCCGTGGTGAACGTGCTTAA